The Cyanobacteriota bacterium genomic interval CCTACACAGCAAATGGATGTGATGAAAACCTGGGATGGCTTACCGGGTATCATCGCCAACTTACCCCTGGTTGGTTCAGGCTTTGCCACCCTGTTTAATTGGTACATGGGTTATCGCCTAGGGGTGTTTGGTTCTAGCAAGCGCCGCACCTTATTTGCCTGGCCCAACATTTGGGCAGGGGAGGAGATTGTGCCTGAGTTAGTCGGTAGGCTGCAACCCGTAGATGTAGCTAATCGCCTTATAGACTGGCTAACCCACCCAGAGGCTCTGCAACAGGTGCGCGATCGCCTGCGTAGTGTTCGTGGTGATACAGGAGCTGCTAGCAAGCTAGTAGCTATAGTTGTCGAGCTATTGCCATAGCGACTATTCCCCTTTCCCAGAGTGCCCTTGCCCTTGGCGGATACACTTGTGCATTATGCACATCATCCGTCACTAATACTGCTTATAATCCCCTGAGTATTGTTGACAGATAAATGGGAATGCAAACCTACGACTGGATTGTAATTGGTAATGGTATTGCGGGTGCAGCCCTAAGCTATGAATTGGCCAAGCAAGGCTGCTCAGTATTAGTGCTGACTCAGGCAGTAACCCCAGCCCAAGCAACGCGCTACAGCTACGGTGGTATTGCCTTTTGGGCAGGGACTACAGATTCCATGCGGCAACTAAGTATTGATGGCTATAAGCGTCATCAGGTTTTGTCCGATGAGTTGGGCATGGATACGCAACTGAGAGAACTAGACCTAGTGATGCCGATTCCCTATGGGCTTGATCCTGAGGCGATCACAGCTACCTATGCCACCTGCGCTATTCCCCCTCGGCTAATTACTGTCAACGAAGCTTGCGAATTAGAGCCGCTATTAAATCCCAGTAGCCTAGAAGCTGCTCTCACCGTGCGTCATGGCCACATTCTACCCGAAGTTGCTGTCAAAGCCTACAACCAAGCCTTTACCCGTCTTGGCGGCATCATCCAACTAGAGGCAGTGCAGACTCTCTGGATAGAAAACGACCGCATTCTAGGGGTTAAAACCGTAACCAGCAAGATAGCTAGCAGCAACGTTGCTATTTGTGCAGGTGGACTAAGCCGTCAGCTTGGTTACCAAGCCGGAGTGCAGATTCCTCACTACTTTACCCATGCAGAAGTGCTAGAAACTATACCAGTAGAGCTAAAGTTGCGATCGCTCATCATGCCCGCCAATCTCCAGCGTTTTGCCATGGAAGCTGAAGCTAGCCGTGCCGACCTAGATCCACTCTGGGATGAGCCAGGGCATGAACCAGCCCCTGCTATTTTGGATGTTGGTGCCTGTCAATTTCTCGACGGTAGGATTCGGATTGGGCAGGTGAGTCGTGTAGCCACCAATCCTACCCTGGTTAGCGATCCCCAGGCCAGTGAAGCTGTCCTTCGTCGTGGCATTGGTTCTATTCTGCCTGCCCTAGCTGCTTTGCCAGCTACATGGCACCATTGCCTAGTGGCCTTCTGTCGCGATCGCCTCCCCCTAGTTGGTGCCTTATCTAGTATTACAGGTTTACACGTGTTCGTGGGGTTCAGCAACCCTATGGTTATTGTGCCCATTCTAGCAGAGCGTCTTGCTCGTCAAGTTACAGGTCAACCTGATCCAGAATTACAGCAATTTTCCCCAGATCGTTTTCGTGAACCGTCTAGGTAATGCTCTATCTCTCTGCCGTCAGGATACAAGGGGAGCCAAACCAGTTCAAATTCTCCCTTCCAAGTTAGGAGAAGGATTTAAGGTGAGGGCGAAGGTGACAGGCACTCCTGGGTAACCTCATATCAGCACAGATCGCCCTAGTGGGTCAGTAAACTATGTTAGTTAAACCTGAATTGCCTAACTTTAGGACCGGTTTATTATCGGTTGAA includes:
- a CDS encoding FAD-binding oxidoreductase, with the protein product MQTYDWIVIGNGIAGAALSYELAKQGCSVLVLTQAVTPAQATRYSYGGIAFWAGTTDSMRQLSIDGYKRHQVLSDELGMDTQLRELDLVMPIPYGLDPEAITATYATCAIPPRLITVNEACELEPLLNPSSLEAALTVRHGHILPEVAVKAYNQAFTRLGGIIQLEAVQTLWIENDRILGVKTVTSKIASSNVAICAGGLSRQLGYQAGVQIPHYFTHAEVLETIPVELKLRSLIMPANLQRFAMEAEASRADLDPLWDEPGHEPAPAILDVGACQFLDGRIRIGQVSRVATNPTLVSDPQASEAVLRRGIGSILPALAALPATWHHCLVAFCRDRLPLVGALSSITGLHVFVGFSNPMVIVPILAERLARQVTGQPDPELQQFSPDRFREPSR